The window CGCCGCCGTTTTTGATCGGATACGCCGCGGATCATCGGCCACAAAATGGAGACAAACTCGAGCAGAAACCCGGGTCGCCGTCGTCCGAGCCATCGGGATCTTCGCGCTTCGGGTTTTTGGGATCCTCGACGTCGCCTAACAACGGCATACACCCCTCCAAGGACCTTGCCTTTCTTTCCTCGCCGACCTATTCCGCCGGAGACGCTAAAAGAACCGAGTCGCAAACGGTTTTTCTCTCCTTCTTTATGGCGGTTGGAAACGTTTGTGGGATACGCCGCAGGTTTGttttttaatgatattaattttactcatttcaaaaaaatttacaatGAATGAATGCATCTCGTATGAAAGTATAATTTGGAAATATAATACTAAATTCTTACGTGGCATGTTCTTACACTAACCTCCACAAGATGTTCCCGTTCGCAATGACCAAAGCTTGCATATCTACTGCGCGAATCTCAAGTCGTGTTTCTTCTTGTCCATCACACTCCTCATTATCGTCACCGTCTCGTCTCTCTGGTACGTTAAAGACAACAATTGGTCTCCGGCGGTAAACTCCGGCGACGAGAAGACATCGAGTGTTCCGTTCTTTGGAGAAATCCTTGGAGCTTTTAAAGTCATGCAACGTCCCATGTGGATGCTACTTATTGTCACGACGGCCCTAAACTGGATCGCATGGTTCCCGTTTCTTTTGTTTGGATACTGACTGGATGGGTCGTGAAGTGTACGGTGGAGATTCAGTAGGAACGATAGAATGTTGAAACTATACAACAGAGGAGTACACGCTGGTGCATTGGGATTGATGCTTCAATCGATAGTTCTTTTGTTTATGTCACTTGGTGTTGAGTGGATTGGTCGGAAAGTGGAGGAGCTAAACGGCTTTGGGGTTGTCAACTTTATCCTTGCCATAGGCTTGGCCATGACGGTTCTAATTTCGAAACAGGCGGAGGGTCACCGGAAAACTGCCGGTGATTTTGCCGGACCGTCGTCTGGAGTGAGAGCTGGAGCGTTGAGTCTC is drawn from Brassica napus cultivar Da-Ae unplaced genomic scaffold, Da-Ae ScsIHWf_85;HRSCAF=153, whole genome shotgun sequence and contains these coding sequences:
- the LOC106432297 gene encoding LOW QUALITY PROTEIN: sucrose transport protein SUC1 (The sequence of the model RefSeq protein was modified relative to this genomic sequence to represent the inferred CDS: inserted 2 bases in 2 codons; deleted 1 base in 1 codon), which codes for METNSSRNPGRRRPSHRDLRASGFWDPRRRLTTAYTPPRTLPFFPRRPIPPETLKEPSRKRFFSPSLWRLETFVGYAAEPPQDVPVRNDQSLHIYCANLKSCFFLSITLLIIVTVSSLWYVKDNNWSPAVNSGDEKTSSVPFFGEILGAFKVMQRPMWMLLIVTTALNWIAWFPFLLFDTDWMGREVYGGDXSRNDRMLKLYNRGVHAGALGLMLQSIVLLFMSLGVEWIGRKVEELNGFGVVNFILAIGLAMTVLISKQAEGHRKTAGDFAGPSSGVRAGALSLFAVLGIPLAITFSIPFALASIFSNSSGAGQGLSIGVLNLAIVIXQMIVSLGGGYFDTLFGGGNLPVFVVGAIAAAISGVLALTVLPSPPPDAPALKSGAMGFH